GGGTCAATGATCGTACCGTAATCGGCAAACGAAACACCGGCAACAACCGTTACCAGAACCTGCTTCTTCACATCCATCTGAATCTCTTCCAGAACCTGTTTAACCAGCCAAGGCTTTACCGCCAGAATAATCAGATTTGCATCCTTTACAGCTTCCCGATTGGAATTGGTAACATGGATACTGGCATTAAAGTCTCTCAACACATCCAATTTGCCATTAGTTGGATTGGATACTGTAATATTCTCCGCTTTTACTTTGGTTCCCTGTACTAATCCGAGGGCAATGGCCCCACCCATGTTTCCTGCACCTAATATTGCTATTTTCATACTCTCTGGTTTTATTTGAAAAGGATAAGTTTCGCAAACTTACATAAAAATCTTAAATAATGTAAGTCACTTACAAAAAGAAATCCCTGTTTCATCTGAAATGATTGAAACAGGGATTTCTTATAGGGGTTTAATTACAAAACGTTCTTTAGCCGCAGTATAAATTCATCCGCTTCGGCTATACTCAGGCTGAGCGGTGGAAGAAGACGGATGACATTGGTCCCACTCACTCCGGTAAACACTTTCTGTTCGAACAACAGTTTGCTGCGTATCTCCTTAATAGGTTCGGCAAACTCAAGTCCAATCATCAGCCCTTCACCGCGCACCTCCTTAATCTGCGGAAATTTCTTCAGTTCCTCCATCAGGTGAGTTCCCACATTTGTGGCATTTTCCATCAGTTTCTCGTTCTGAATTACATCAAGAACAGCAAGTGCAGCTGCACAGGAAAGATGATTTCCACCGAATGTAGTACCAAGCATGCCGTAAACCGGTGTAAACATGGGGCTAATTAGCACACCTCCCATTGGGAATCCATTGCCAATACCTTTAGCAACCGTAATAATATCGGGACGGATGCCGGAGTATTGATGCGCAAAGAATTTACCGCTTCGTCCGTAGCCGGATTGAATTTCATCAAGAATCAGTATGGTTCCGGTCTCGGTACACACCTTACGCAGTTCCTGCATAAAAGTATTATCAGGTACTTTGATTCCTCCAATGCCCTGAATACCTTCAATGATTACCGCACATACATCGCCTTTATTAAGTTCTGCACACACAGCATTCAAATCATTCAGTTCCAGGAAGGTCACATCTATTCCTTCATTAATGGGTGCTACGATTTTGGGATTATCAGTTATTCGTACCGCAGCCGAAGTACGGCCGTGAAAACTCTTTAAGAAAGAGATAACCCGTTTCTTTCCTGTATGGAAAGAGGCAAGTTTTAGTGCATTTTCATTTGCTTCCGCTCCAGAGTTAATTAGGAACAGGGAATAATCCTCGTATCCTGACACCTCTCCCATGCGTTCGGCAAGCTTTTCCTGTAGCTTATTAATCACAGAGTTTGAGTAGAATCCCAATTCTGCAACCTGCTTCTGGATCATTTCCACGTAATGGGGATGGCAATGTCCAATCGATATGACTGCATGTCCGCCATATAGGTCAAGATATTCATTCTCTTTATCGTCCCACACCCTACATCCTTTTCCTTTTACGATATTGATATCGAATAAAGGGTATACATCAAATAGTTTCATTTCTTTTATTGGTTGTATCAGAAGGCACTTGATTTCAGTTTCAAGCCGACACTCTCTTCAAGCCCAAACATCAGATTCATGTTATGAACCGCCTGTCCCGAAGCACCTTTTAATAAATTATCAATACATGAAATAATAAGCAACTTATCTCCATGTTTTTCCAGATGAAGCAAACACTTATTAGTATTAACCACCTGCTTTAAATCGATATTTTTGTCGACAATATGTACAAACGAATCATTCTTATAGTATTCTTCGTACATACTTCTTGCCTCTTCTAGGGCAATGGTTGTCTTAACGACAAGAGTTGCAAAAATTCCTCGTGGGAAATCTCCACGATAAGGAAGGAAATCAATCTCTGCATCAAAACTGTTCTGCAGTTGCTTGAGCGACTGTTTTATCTCGGGCACATGCTGATGAGAGAATGGCTTATAAATAGAAATATTGTTATTACGCCAGCTGAAATGCGAGGTTGCTCCCGGCTTTACGCCTGCCCCGGTAGAGCCAGTTATGGCATTTACGGAAATTTCTCCTTTCAACAACAGATTCTTTGCCAGTGGCAATAGACCTAACTGAATGCAGGTTGCAAAACAGCCGGGGTTAGCCACGTGTTTGCTTTGACAAATCTGCCGACGATTAAGCTCAGGAAGTCCGTAAATAAAATCGTGCTCATCGGAAGCGATCCGATAATCCATGGAAAGGTCGATAATCTTTAGATTTTCGGGTAATGTATGACTTTCCATAAACTTTTTGGTGTCTCCATGAGCGGTGCAGAAATAGAGCAAATCAATCTGGTCAAGCGGCAGTTCGTCAGTAAAAACCATTTCAGTTTCACCATAAAGACCTTCGTGAATGTCAGCAATCTTATTTCCGGCATTACTGCTGCTATTAATAAACACTATTTCAACATCCGGATGGTTTATTAGCAGGCGAATCAGTTCGCCTGCCGTATATCCCGCTCCGCCTATTATTCCTACTTTAATCATAACTTGCGAACTGGTATTTGGTTATTTTCCGTTTTTCTTTTGGTTTGCGTAATATACTCTCAATGGGTTAGAAAGAATTTTGGTGAATCCTTTTGCATCTTCCGCAGTCCATCCCTTGTTCACTTCACCATATTCACCGAAATCTGTTTTAACCAAGTCAAAAGCAGATTCCACACCAACCAGTGTATAGCTGTATGGACGAAGAATGATGCTTACTGTTCCGTTTACATTACGCTGGCTGCTTTGAAGCATTGCCTCGCAATCGCGCATTACCGGTTCCAGGTATTGTGCTTCGTGAAGGAACATACCGTACCAGGTACCTATCTGGTCTTTCCAGTACTGTTGCCATTTGCTGAGTGTATGTTTTTCGAGCATCTTATGCGCGTTGATAATCAGGATAGGAGCTGCTGCTTCAAAACCTACACGACCTTTGATGCCGATGATGGTATCGCCAATGTGCATATCACGACCGATGCCGTATTTTGAACCGATAGCTTCCACTTTGTTGATAGCAGCCACCTTATCCTCGAACACTTCGCCGTTCACTGCATGCAACTGCCCTTCCACAAATTCCAGTTTCAGAACTTCTGTTCCGGTCGCAGTAATCTGAGAAGGGTAAGCTTCTTCAGGAAGTGTTTGTTCAGAATGAAGAGTCTCTTTTCCGCCGATAGATGTTCCCCAGAGGCCTTTGTTGATAGAATATTCCATCTTCTTAAAGTCAGCTTCGAAGCCATGTTTCTTCAAGTATTCAATCTCGTATTCACGGGTCAAAATCATGTCGCGCGTCGGAGTCAGAATCTTTATTTCAGGGGCAAGCACATCGAATGTCAGGTCAAAACGAATCTGGTCGTTGCCGGCACCCGTACTTCCATGTGCCACATAGTCTGCCTTAATTTCTTTTGCATAGTTAATGATGGCTATAGCCTGGAAGATGCGTTCCGAGCTTACAGAAATGGGGTATGTACCGTTTCGCAGCACATTGCCAAACACCATATATTTGATGCTCTTTTCGTAGTATTCCTGAGTCACATCAAGGGCTACATGCTTCACGGCACCCAGCTTGTATGCTTTTTCCTCGATAACTTTCAGTTCTTCGGGGCTGAATCCGCCGGTATTGGCCACAGCAGTATATACTTCATACCCTTTTTCCTCTGACAAATACTTGGCGCAAAAGGAGGTGTCCAAACCACCACTAAACGCTAAAACCACTTTTTCTTTCATTTCTATTTAATATTTTTTATAATCTTACTTATTTTCTGTACTCTCTGTACTCTCTTTTTCTGATTCTTTGTTGTGCGTGTCTTCCGGATGTTTAGCCGGATCGTAAAGCATGGCAGTACAAAGGCATTTTGTTCCACCGGTTCTTTGAAGGATATCGTAGTTCACACAGCTTTGGCAACCTTTCCAGAAAGCCTCATCTGTTGTCAGTTCAGAGAAAGTAACAGGCACATATCCAAGTTCAGAGTTGATTTTCATCACTGCAAGACCGGTTGTTAAACCAAATATTTTCGCATTCGGGAAACGTTCGCGAGAGAGTTCAAACGCACGTCGTTTAATTCTCTTGGCCAACCCGTGGCCACGGAATTTGTCTACAACGATAAGCCCTGAGTTAGCCACAAATTCTTTGTTGCTCCAAGTTTCGATGTAACAAAATCCGGCAAATTCGCCATCGCAAAGAGCTATGATTGCTTTCCCTTCAATCATTTTCTGCTTTACGTATTCAGGAGAGCGCTTGGCAATACCTGTTCCACGTATCTTTGCAGCAACCTCTATCGTATTTAAAATAATGTCAACGTATGGAATGTGATTCTCGTTGGCGACAAGAATTTCAATATTACTTTCCATTTTTTACTTTCTGTTTTATGTACTAAAAATATTATTTATTAATGTTCGGGATAATCAATGACAGTGACTGCTTTATATCGTTACGTGAATAACCATCTCTGAATACTAGCAAAATTGTATCGTCTCCGGCAATGGTGCCAATAACATCCGAGAACTCCCGATTATCAATATCGTATGCCAAGCTACTGGCATAACCGGGACGTGTTTTAATTACAGCCATATTTCCAGAAAAATCAATCGATTTAAATCCGTTTTGCATTAGCATTTCACTAACACTTTGAACATCGATTGTTCTTTTATACATGGTATCATTGGGTAATACATACACATAATTACCATTTGTAGTGGCGGCCTTTGCCACCTTCATCTGTTTCAAATCGCGTGACAATGTGGCCTGAGTAAGCTCATAGCCTTCTTTTGCCAACTCTTGGAGTAATTCCTCCTGGCTTCCAATCTCCATGCTAGAGATAATCATTTTGATGGAATCTAATCGTTTACTTTTATTCGTCGTCATGTATAATTATTCTTATTTCAATGCAAAAGTATGCATAATTTTGGAGATAAAATGCATAAAACACAATTATTTCTTAAATTTTATACAATACTAAAAATTATAAAAATGCGCAATCTGCACTAAATCATGTATTTATATTCCGAATGAAACAGCATTTTTCTATTTAAGAGAGCAACAAATATCAGTTTTTTAAGATTTTACAAAGAGACTTCTGGGCATAATTTATTCAATAAATCCTATAAAAGTCATTGTTCAGCAGAGATGATTCGCAATTCAATATACACCATAGCAGATATTCAAATAATCCGCATAAACAATCATTGATGCATAAATCCTCTCCTGATATATATCGAATTCCTACTCCGATACATATCAAACTAGGAAATCAAAATCAACTCATTTGTTTATGCCAGTAATAATCGAATTATTGTCTAGTACGCTCTTTCAGGAGCCACACTGCCAAAAGGAATAAGAAGATTGCAGCCACAAGACTAAACCACACCGGAACAATAAAACCGTTGACTACAACGTCCAAGGCAAAAAGGAAGCGAAGTAATTGAACTGTAGCCATTAGCAAAAGTACAATACCAATTACAAATGATGCGGGTTTTTTCATAATTTATCCTCCTATACAATAAATCGGATATTGAGAAATAAATGCATTACTGATTAATAACAAAATATCAGAAACATAAGTTCGGAGCCGAACGCTCCTGTACGGATGGGAAAGTAATGCATATTTATTCGAATACTATTTATGCATATATATATTATAAAAGGGTTTATAAGAAAAAGGCTTTCACAAATAGAAGTACATAAATATGTAAATATCTCCTATTTGAGACAGCCTAATATTCTGTTTATAATACTTCTCGTTTAAAGCAATTTTTTCAGTATAGACTGAATGACCTTTTCCATTGCATCGTATCCAGCCAAATTGGGATGCACTTCATCCTTTTGATAAATAGGATTGAGCCCCTCCTTATCGTCCACCATTACAGAATAGTAATCAGCATATGGAATCTTATTCGCTTTTGCATACTCTTTTATCTTACTGTTTAGTTCGGTGATAGGCCTTACCGATTCTATTTCTGGCCTCCATGGATAATGACTAGCTGGTAGAACGGAACACAGCACCACCTTAATTTTATTGCATCTGGCCAGTTCAACCATTGAAACGATGTTCTCAAATATATGTTCAACTGTTATATATCCATTGTTCATGGCAATATCATTAGTTCCGGCAAGGATGACCACTACTTTGGGTTTTAGATTAATGACGTCTGCACGGAAGCGTACCAACATCTGGGAGGTTACCTGTCCGCTGATTCCACGCCCCACATAATTATTCCCCTTAAAAAACTCAGGATGCATACTTGCCCATCCTTCAGTTATAGAATTTCCCATGAACACAACATCAACAGGCTGTTTCACACTTAGATTGGCCTGAGCGTATTTGCTGAAGTTAGCCCAATCCTTGTTGTTTTGTCCATTTGCTACTAAGGTACCAACAAACAGACAAAAAAATACAATGGTAATTTTAAACTGTAGTGTTTTCATAGATTCTATTTTTAGGGTATTTAAATTTATAGTATCATCAAAAAAAGGGCCATTAACTTATATCTAAATATCAGATCTCTAACCAACTAATTTCTTCAATTTTCAATATCATTATAGAAACAACAGTTTTATGTTTGTAATCAATATGATAATATCATCGGAAATGTAATTTCTGAAAATAAAAAGTTTGTTTACTTGAAAAAGAATCATGCAAATGTAATCGGTTTTTTGTGATTTTAGAAATTAAACAAAAAAAAAGAGCCTTTACAGTTATCTGTGAAGGCTCTTTTGGTGTATTAAAGCAAGTCGTATTGTTTTTCAACGATTGCTCTTATTTTCTAAACATTAGAATATTATTTTAGAAATAGAGGCGGCTCCCTCAGTGAGAAGAATGCGTAAATCGCTTGCTACCGTTTTTTTGAATTTATAGGTAACTGTTTTATCTCCAGCATCTACATTACCTCTATAGACTGTAAGGAACTGTCCTCCACCACTTGAAAGCTGTATTTCAAAAGATGTCGGCTTCTTTATTTCATTCCAGATGATAGTTACATTATCAGGCTTGGTACCATCAGCAAGTGAGATAGTAAGATAGTCTCCTTTTTTACCCTGCCATGTAGAGGTTAAAGATGCTCCAGGAACAGGACTCACATTGCCGGTTTTACCTAAACGTTCTTTTTCTGTGTAAGACATCACGGTAAGAGTATCTTTTAATTTAATATCCTCTGATGATGCCCCTATCATTATTCGAAAATCGCCCGGTTCTAACACCCATTTATTATCAGCGTTGAGAAGTTCGAGGTCACGAGGATGTATTATAAATTCCACCTCCTTGCTCTCGCCCGGGTTTAAATGAACACGTTCAAAGCCACATAAATTCTTTTCGTATGTTGTAACGGAACTCACCAAGTCACGGGTATAAAGTTGTACAACCTCATCACCAACACGAGTTCCGGCGTTTTTTACACGACAGTGGATTGTTGTCTCCTGATTAGGTGTAATTACTTTAGGTGAAATAGACAAATCCGAATATTCAAATGTGGTATAACTCAATCCATATCCAAAAGGATACAACGGACCGTTTACTCGGCTCATGGTTCCTTTCATTCCCGGAGTAGTTCCACCATCGACCTGAGAGTAAGGTTTTGCAGGAAAATTAAATGGAATCTGACCTACAGTTTTTGGGAATGTAACGGTTAACTTTCCTCCGGGGTTATAATCTCCAAACAAGACATCCGCAATTGCCTTACCTCCCTGTGAGCCTGGATACCATGCTTCCAGAATTGCCGGCACAAACTTCTCGGCCCAGTTCACAGAAAGCGGGCGTCCATTTATTAATACCAATACAACAGGTTTTCCTGTTGCTTGCAATGCTTGCAACAGAACTAGCTGGCGTCCAGGAAGTTCGAGGCTTGAACGCGACTTATTCTCTCCGCAAGTACGGCTATTTCCACCCAACACGGCTACTGTTACATCACTATTCCGGGCATTTTCCACCGCTTTATCAATCTCTGTCTGTTCTTCAGCCGTCAGTGGATAACTGATTATCTCAGATTCCGGCCAGTTGGCATCTACCATATCGCATCCTTTGGTATAAAGAACTTCAGCTTTATCAGTTACTTTCTCCTTGATTCCTTTCAAAACAGTTGTAACTTCTACTGCTAGTGGACCGTAATGAGTAAGAGCGTATGCAGAATCATTTGCATTGGGCCCGCAAACAGCAATGCGTTTGATGTTGTTTTTATCCAACGGAAGCAGCAGATTCGCGTTCTTAAGTAATACTAAACACTCACGTGAAGCTTGCAAAGCAACTTCTTGGTTTTTAAGGCTGTTTACTTCATCATCTGCTGCTTTTAAATTCATTTGGTAAGGAGTGTCAAATAGTCCAACCAAGAATTTTACACGAAGCACATCGCGCACTCTGTCATCTATAGTCTTCGTGGAGATTGCCCCTTCTGCTATAAGCTCGCGTAAAGGTAGCACAAACGAGTCGGGTGAACGGAATGTGCATCGCACATTCAAACCAGCAGCAACAGATTGAAGAACAGCCTCTTTCATATTACTTGCCGTGCCGTGTTTAGAGAAAAGATACTCTACCGCATCACTATCAGACACTACATATCCACGGAATCCCATCTCCTGGCGCAAGCGGGTCATTAACCAATAATAACTGCTTTGGATAGGAAACCCGTCGTAATCGTTATAGGAACTCATGACTCCTAAAAGGCCGGCTTCTTTAATAACTCTCTTCCATGGATAAACATGAATGTTTTCCACTTCGCGGGGCGACATCTGCGGATCGACTCTGGAAAGGCCTTCACGCGCACCTTTATTATTACTGTAAGCAATGAAATGCTTACCTGTAGCAGCCACTTGATGATTGTGCTGAACACCTTTCACCATTGATATTCCAAGTTCAGCAACCAGATAAGGGCTTTCGCCGTAAACCTCCTCGTATCGTCCCCAACGCTGGTCACGTCCTACATCTAGTATCGGAGCATATACATTTGTGTATCCAAGTAATCGAGCCTCGTGACCGGTTATAAATCCAACCTTTCTTATCAGCTCGCGGTTCCAGGTATGCCCCAGTCCTAGTTGAGTAGGAAAGTTAGTTGCTTTAAAGCTTTCCACTCCCCGAATACCTTCGTTGGTAAAATCAACCGGAATACCTAACCGAGTCTCCTCTATAAAAAAGCGTTGAACTTCGTTCAGCGCCCATGCATGGCGTGATGCCGGCCAAACGTTTGGATTATCAGATGGTGGAAGTCCCCATTGCTGAAACCCGTTTAAATGTTCGTCAATGGCACCGACCCCATCTTTCCAAAGTTTATTTTTCCATTCGGAAGTTGGCAAATCATCTGGCAACACACGTTTATATCCGTAAAGAGTAACCATTTGGCATGTTTTCTCTTCTACAGTCATTTGTTTAAGCAGATCCTCAATCCGGTCATCTAAAGGTGCAGTTGGATCCTCATATATATCTTTCTTTCCGTTTTTATTGAAATCAATCCAGCCTTTCTTGTAAATGGCTTTATTCTGTAATTTATAGACTTTTTGGTCTTTACTAAATGGAGGAGGAGTATTACCGGCAGTTCCATTGACTGCACAAAACAGAAGACCCAGAATAATTGTATTCTTCATTTTCCAATCCGTTTTTTAGTTTGTTGTTTTGTTAATCTTGTATTATTTAATCTCTAAATCTTTTTTTCTTTTAAGTGCTTCAAGGAAATAATAGTCTGCATAATTGAGGGGAACATCAATCTCGCTATTATGTGGAATACTGCCTACCGAATGCATTAACAGAAAGTTACCATTTGTACCAAGTTCCGCACGGTATGCAGGAGTTCCCAATGAAATCATGATTCTATCCGCATACGATTTGTAGGAAGAAGCATCTGGTACATTAAAAGTACTGATCATATACAACGCTGATGCAATACAAGCAGCAGAAGATGCATCCCGCGGTTCATTCGGAATATTCGGCGCATCCATATCCCAGAAAGGAATCAAGTCTTTGGGCATGCAAGGATGATTTTTCATAAAGGCAAAAGTCTTCAACGCCTGCTCTAAATAGGCCCGGTTTCCTGTTTCGCGATAACAAACTGCAAATCCATAGATTGCCCAGGCCTGCCCGCGTGACCATGCTGATGAATCCGAAAATCCCTGAGCGGTTTGACGGTGTCTCACTGAACCATCTTTCAGATTGTAATCAACTACATGATAACAACTTCCATCCGGTCTGAAATGTTCTGCCATTGTTCTGTTTGCATGGCTTACAGCTATCTTATAAAAAGTAGAATCTCCAGATAATTTGCTTGCTTCAAATAAAAGCTCCAGGTTCATCATGTTATCAATGATAACCGGACACTCCCATCCTCGTTCAGCTTGCCAGCCTTTCTCCACATTCCAGGATTGAATAACTCCGGGAGCTTTTCTAAAACGGGTAGACAATGATTTTGCAGCCTCAACAATTACGTTTTTATACTCTTGAGCATTTGTCACTTTATAACCATTACCGAAGCTACAACCTATTATAAAGCCTACATCATGATGCCATGTAAGATTTTTAGCTTTCTCAATGGCGTTAGTATATTTTTCAGCCAGAGTTAGATACGATTGATCACCTGTTAGCTGATACAAATACCAAACAGATCCCGGAAAAAACCCGCTTCTCCAGTCGGCATAGCTACCATAGTAAACAGTTTTATTCTCATTTAGAGTTATCGGATTCAGGCACTTTCCACTTTTTTCAATAACTGCAATCTCTTTATTAATCTGTTTTTGGGAAAATTCTATATTATCTTTTAAAAATGATTTCGACGCCGGAGGTCTGGTTGCACAAGAGGAGAAGATCACTGCACCTGTAATGCCCAATAATTCTATTAATTTCATTTTCATTGTTTTACAATTTCATATTTATAGGTTCCTTTTATTTTAAGATTCTTTGCTATAAGAGAAATCCGGAAAATTTCTTGTCCCCATACATTTGAAAGACGAGAGTCATCTAGTTTAATAGTCTCAATAGATGGTGTAAATACTTTCTTATCGTAGAGGAGAGCAACCTTCTGTCCTTGCACCTCTACTAAAATCTTACCTGAAACAGAAATATCAACCTTACCCCAGGTCAGGAAGTTTATACGACTATTCTGTTTGGCGTTTTTTAATGCAAAAGTATCAGTGATTTTTAATTTCTCTTTGTCCAACGTATAAGAGCGCACCCAACTCTTTGCATCAGCTTCCTGCGGATAGGCATTAGCAATATCAGCAGAGAAAGTTCGTGTTTTGGAATTGAACAACACATCAGTAGCCTTATATTTTGATCCAAATTTTTGAGGGACACCATTTATCATGGGTAAGTTGTGATAATTACTTTGCATGGCCCAGATACTATAGCGTTCACTACTAAAAGTCTGCCGGGTATAAGTACCCACACCGGCATCTATAAACATAGGAATCGTATTCAAGTAAAGAGAAAAGGTCCCTACATCGTTGTGATTATGGCTTTCATTATTGTATCCACCCTTAGCAGCAAAGAATAATCCACTTTTATTATTCATATAACAGAACTGAGTTTCGGGATACCATGTGTAAGGAGCGTTAGTATGACTTGGAGTCTCTTTTAACAGTTCTTTATGATACAAAATCGTTTGCAATCCTCTGAAGATATCTCTTCCAAAAGATATATCTGATTCCAGACCTTTTTTCGAGTCAGTGAGGCTATTCAGATAGGCGGCAAAATGCATCATTTCTTCACTGCCAACAGCTTTTCCATAACGAAATATTGTTGATGCGAGTCCTCCACCTTTTGCTGATGCATCAGCGAAATTAACTACCCATCCGTTTCCAACATAAGACCTGGAAATGTATTCTCCCATGTTTTTAATCATGGGTTCTTTAAAGATTGAAACTTTGCCACCTGTTCCGTCATAGAGCATTTGCAAATAGTCAAACAATTTACCCGCGGCATGTCCCCAATAAGAAGGTCCTTCTTCGCAAGCTCCGTCAGAATTTGTATAATTTAAAAATTTATCAACCGAAATAATTGTTCTGAAAACCGCTTTTGCTAGTTTTTCACGGTCATTCTCCAACAAGAAATAACATTGCAATACATTAAAATTGCACCAGGGGTTCCAGTTATTTATCATATCCCCCTGTTTCCAATTAAAAGCCATCCACCAGAATCGATCTTCGTTCATGTAGGTGTCCAAAATCCGTTTTTGAAGTTCAGAGTGTAAACGCTCTGAAATAATTGGATTAACCTTATCAAATTCTTTATTGAAAAAATAATATGTCCAGGAAAGCAAAGAACCTAAATCTCCGGAAGTTAGTTCTATAATATGTTCTTTATTACTGGGAAGAGATCTTCCGGAACGCTGTGCTCCTAGGTGTGCAGACAAAGCCCAAGAAGTCATTTCGCAGCTATGAAAAACGCCGTTAATGATCTGATCAATAAAACGTCCTTTTCCTTCTGCCAACTCGGCCATTACTAAGGTAGCAATCGCTTTATTATTGTCATCAAACGGATTCTCCATAATATTACGTGATCCGCTACGTTCATATTCGATATAATCTGTTGCTTTTATCACTTTCCACTGATAATTGAGTTTTTTTTCACCCTGCTTGATGTACAATTCTTTATAGTCACCTAAGAACTTATCCCAACCCGCACGATCTTCATAAGTAGGATATGGAACCCATTTCTGATTCATTATAAGAACCTTTTCCAAAGATTTTAAATCCGTATGTTTTTGTAACAGATTTTTCTCTGTATACGCCTGTGCCTGTATTAAAAAGCCAAAAAGCATCAAGAACGATACAACTAACCGATTGTTTTTCATGAACATTATTTCTATAAATTATATGTAAAAAACAAAACTCACAAACTCTCTAATATCAGAGTTCTTTTGAAATTTAAGCATGAAAACGGATTATATTCCATTTTCATGCTTAAAATTATTAATGAATAAATGATTAATCCCAGCTTGGATTTTGTATCAATGCGCTATTTGTTTCAATTTCTACAGCAGGGATAGGCCATAACATGTCCCTATCGGCAAATTGACGTGTAAACAGACGTGTTCCGGTAAAACCGAACTCATCATGATTAAGCATTTGCTTACTTAAACCCCATCTGCGCAAATCACTGAAACGAAGGCCTTCTCCGGCAAATTCCACTGCACGTTCTTGTACAATACGTTTAAAGACTTCTTCCTTTGTATTAGCTTGCAACCAAGAAGGACCACTGTTCAATTTTGGCATATTTGTAGAAGGACGTTGACGCACTTCATTAATATACTTTACTGCATCAGTCTGATTTCCTAATTCATTATAACATTCAGCCAACATTAATAATACATCTGCATAACGTATTAAAGGGAAGTTAATCGGAGTATGAGCCCGGTCATTAATTCCTCCGTCCATATTATACTCAGCTACAAATTTTCTGAAAAAATAAGTATCCCATCCTTTATTATTCCGAATAAAGCCATTCTTTTCGTTAACACCTTTTGCTACAACAAATTCGCAATCTTTTGGAGCATTAGCAA
The Bacteroides sedimenti genome window above contains:
- a CDS encoding GNAT family N-acetyltransferase, encoding MESNIEILVANENHIPYVDIILNTIEVAAKIRGTGIAKRSPEYVKQKMIEGKAIIALCDGEFAGFCYIETWSNKEFVANSGLIVVDKFRGHGLAKRIKRRAFELSRERFPNAKIFGLTTGLAVMKINSELGYVPVTFSELTTDEAFWKGCQSCVNYDILQRTGGTKCLCTAMLYDPAKHPEDTHNKESEKESTESTENK
- a CDS encoding argininosuccinate synthase, translating into MKEKVVLAFSGGLDTSFCAKYLSEEKGYEVYTAVANTGGFSPEELKVIEEKAYKLGAVKHVALDVTQEYYEKSIKYMVFGNVLRNGTYPISVSSERIFQAIAIINYAKEIKADYVAHGSTGAGNDQIRFDLTFDVLAPEIKILTPTRDMILTREYEIEYLKKHGFEADFKKMEYSINKGLWGTSIGGKETLHSEQTLPEEAYPSQITATGTEVLKLEFVEGQLHAVNGEVFEDKVAAINKVEAIGSKYGIGRDMHIGDTIIGIKGRVGFEAAAPILIINAHKMLEKHTLSKWQQYWKDQIGTWYGMFLHEAQYLEPVMRDCEAMLQSSQRNVNGTVSIILRPYSYTLVGVESAFDLVKTDFGEYGEVNKGWTAEDAKGFTKILSNPLRVYYANQKKNGK
- a CDS encoding SGNH/GDSL hydrolase family protein; amino-acid sequence: MKTLQFKITIVFFCLFVGTLVANGQNNKDWANFSKYAQANLSVKQPVDVVFMGNSITEGWASMHPEFFKGNNYVGRGISGQVTSQMLVRFRADVINLKPKVVVILAGTNDIAMNNGYITVEHIFENIVSMVELARCNKIKVVLCSVLPASHYPWRPEIESVRPITELNSKIKEYAKANKIPYADYYSVMVDDKEGLNPIYQKDEVHPNLAGYDAMEKVIQSILKKLL
- the argC gene encoding N-acetyl-gamma-glutamyl-phosphate reductase, encoding MIKVGIIGGAGYTAGELIRLLINHPDVEIVFINSSSNAGNKIADIHEGLYGETEMVFTDELPLDQIDLLYFCTAHGDTKKFMESHTLPENLKIIDLSMDYRIASDEHDFIYGLPELNRRQICQSKHVANPGCFATCIQLGLLPLAKNLLLKGEISVNAITGSTGAGVKPGATSHFSWRNNNISIYKPFSHQHVPEIKQSLKQLQNSFDAEIDFLPYRGDFPRGIFATLVVKTTIALEEARSMYEEYYKNDSFVHIVDKNIDLKQVVNTNKCLLHLEKHGDKLLIISCIDNLLKGASGQAVHNMNLMFGLEESVGLKLKSSAF
- a CDS encoding aspartate aminotransferase family protein, whose translation is MKLFDVYPLFDINIVKGKGCRVWDDKENEYLDLYGGHAVISIGHCHPHYVEMIQKQVAELGFYSNSVINKLQEKLAERMGEVSGYEDYSLFLINSGAEANENALKLASFHTGKKRVISFLKSFHGRTSAAVRITDNPKIVAPINEGIDVTFLELNDLNAVCAELNKGDVCAVIIEGIQGIGGIKVPDNTFMQELRKVCTETGTILILDEIQSGYGRSGKFFAHQYSGIRPDIITVAKGIGNGFPMGGVLISPMFTPVYGMLGTTFGGNHLSCAAALAVLDVIQNEKLMENATNVGTHLMEELKKFPQIKEVRGEGLMIGLEFAEPIKEIRSKLLFEQKVFTGVSGTNVIRLLPPLSLSIAEADEFILRLKNVL
- the argR gene encoding arginine repressor — translated: MTTNKSKRLDSIKMIISSMEIGSQEELLQELAKEGYELTQATLSRDLKQMKVAKAATTNGNYVYVLPNDTMYKRTIDVQSVSEMLMQNGFKSIDFSGNMAVIKTRPGYASSLAYDIDNREFSDVIGTIAGDDTILLVFRDGYSRNDIKQSLSLIIPNINK